A part of Amycolatopsis camponoti genomic DNA contains:
- a CDS encoding DUF3040 domain-containing protein gives MPLSEHEQRLLDQIERELYAEDPKFASTVRGTRLRRPARRRRIQGIALFVVGVALLVLGVVVPQFRVADIPLISVLGFLVMFFGVMLAVTSIRHGAESDGKGGGARSRGAKQSGRRSSFTQRMEERFRQRFEEQ, from the coding sequence ATGCCACTCTCCGAGCATGAGCAGCGGCTGCTCGATCAAATCGAGCGCGAGCTCTATGCCGAGGACCCCAAGTTCGCATCCACGGTGCGTGGCACCCGGTTGCGTCGCCCCGCTCGCCGACGGCGTATCCAGGGCATCGCCCTGTTCGTAGTGGGCGTGGCCCTGCTGGTGCTGGGCGTGGTGGTGCCGCAGTTCCGGGTGGCCGACATCCCGCTGATCAGCGTGCTCGGGTTCCTCGTGATGTTCTTCGGGGTCATGTTGGCCGTCACATCGATCCGGCACGGCGCCGAATCGGACGGCAAGGGCGGTGGAGCGAGATCTCGCGGGGCCAAGCAGTCGGGCCGCCGCAGCTCCTTCACCCAGCGGATGGAAGAGCGCTTCCGCCAGCGCTTCGAGGAGCAGTAG
- a CDS encoding transglutaminase family protein, with product MSTAAPPRPAKRPSSQHPLSAWRGSLLAPSAAGIATLCAATSVTSVVSGLAWFGYLFVAVLLIAATGLALRSLQVPTVLVGLGQLLVLLFLITGAFTTHGILQVIPGPEAFGEIGNTLSAAAEQIRVGLPPVEGSQPILCLVTILVGLVAVLVDTLTVAAAAPAATGLVLLCVYAVPAALSEEMLPWWTFLLGGAAFAGLLAVDGNHRHRRWRTREAPGRSGKPGVLSAPVAVVAAAIVLGLFGGAITWVGTVGRIPFGNGGDGPGAGAGGFGIQPFTELRGMLDQGSNRELFKVRGLGTDRRLMRAMTLDTYYPNKGWGLHDEGRSQQGVPVGPQLPAAPGDDGSGAARKIDVEPASWRDNWLPVYGAPRVIDGAPNGYLYDQVSGTVFTTRSEAPPSYTEYASLKEPTAQELRVTPQVDDLPPRYTQIDRVDDRVRAKTQQLIEGASNDFDKASAIWRYFTAQNGFVYDTKTAPANDADALADFILNGKRGFCEQFASAMAVMLRVAGIPSRVAIGFTPGVPVNDYLSISTQDAHAWVEAYFGGKGWVTFDPTPLSDGRGITPSYLQAGSQDGNQPDDTQIAPSTVQSSAAPTGAPRDTEQNPQAQGPQAVDDGTPTWVWVLAGVLAALALAATILVVAGGRRGRPDREPAATGLGAVLKNWLPLIAAALWMAVLGVLTWQVGWWFSLLVVLLLAGLLGPSAARDVGRRRRLQEIVGQRPGAADAAWSELRAECADRGLPIPPSDTVRVAGQKLAAKHHLDDEGRDGLRTVIGVVEKSWYGENGDADPTLPPAFDHLRRSLHRNAPLSWKGRLFPKSLFRNRD from the coding sequence ATGAGCACCGCCGCCCCGCCGCGCCCGGCGAAGCGCCCCTCCTCGCAGCACCCGCTCTCCGCCTGGCGGGGCAGCCTGCTCGCGCCGTCCGCCGCCGGGATTGCCACGCTCTGCGCCGCGACCTCCGTGACCAGCGTCGTCTCGGGCCTGGCCTGGTTCGGCTACCTGTTCGTCGCCGTGCTGCTGATCGCCGCGACCGGCCTCGCGCTGCGGTCGCTGCAGGTGCCGACCGTGCTCGTCGGCCTCGGCCAGCTGCTCGTGCTGCTCTTCCTGATCACCGGCGCGTTCACCACGCACGGGATCCTGCAGGTCATCCCCGGTCCGGAGGCGTTCGGCGAGATCGGGAACACGCTCTCGGCCGCCGCCGAGCAGATTCGCGTCGGGCTGCCGCCGGTCGAGGGCAGCCAGCCGATCCTGTGCCTGGTGACCATCCTCGTCGGCCTGGTCGCCGTGCTCGTCGACACGCTGACGGTGGCCGCCGCGGCCCCCGCCGCGACCGGGCTCGTGCTGCTCTGCGTCTACGCCGTGCCCGCCGCGCTGAGCGAAGAAATGCTGCCGTGGTGGACCTTCCTGCTCGGTGGGGCGGCGTTCGCCGGCCTGCTGGCCGTCGACGGCAACCACCGGCACCGACGCTGGCGGACCCGGGAAGCACCCGGGCGCAGCGGCAAGCCGGGTGTGCTGTCCGCGCCGGTCGCGGTCGTGGCCGCGGCGATCGTGCTCGGTCTCTTCGGCGGCGCGATCACCTGGGTCGGCACGGTCGGGCGGATCCCGTTCGGCAACGGCGGCGACGGCCCCGGCGCGGGCGCCGGCGGGTTCGGCATCCAGCCGTTCACCGAGCTGCGCGGCATGCTCGACCAGGGGTCCAACCGCGAGCTGTTCAAGGTCCGCGGCCTCGGCACCGACCGGCGGCTGATGCGCGCGATGACGCTGGACACCTACTACCCCAACAAGGGCTGGGGCCTGCACGACGAAGGCCGTTCGCAGCAGGGCGTCCCGGTCGGGCCGCAGCTGCCGGCCGCCCCGGGCGACGACGGCAGCGGTGCCGCGCGCAAGATCGACGTCGAGCCGGCCAGCTGGCGCGACAACTGGCTGCCGGTGTACGGCGCGCCGCGGGTGATCGACGGCGCCCCCAACGGCTACCTCTACGACCAGGTCAGCGGCACGGTGTTCACGACGCGCAGCGAGGCTCCGCCGTCCTACACCGAATACGCGTCGCTGAAGGAGCCCACGGCCCAGGAGCTGCGCGTGACCCCGCAGGTCGACGACCTGCCGCCGCGCTACACGCAGATCGACCGCGTCGACGATCGCGTCCGCGCGAAGACGCAGCAGCTGATCGAGGGCGCGTCCAACGACTTCGACAAGGCGTCGGCGATCTGGCGGTACTTCACGGCGCAGAACGGGTTCGTCTACGACACGAAGACCGCGCCGGCGAACGACGCCGACGCGCTCGCGGACTTCATCCTCAACGGCAAGCGCGGCTTCTGCGAGCAGTTCGCGTCGGCGATGGCCGTGATGCTGCGGGTCGCGGGCATCCCGTCGCGAGTGGCCATCGGGTTCACGCCCGGGGTGCCGGTCAACGACTACCTGTCGATCAGCACCCAGGACGCGCACGCGTGGGTCGAGGCGTACTTCGGCGGCAAGGGCTGGGTGACGTTCGACCCGACGCCACTGTCGGACGGCCGCGGCATCACCCCGTCGTACCTGCAGGCCGGTTCGCAGGACGGCAACCAGCCCGACGACACCCAGATCGCGCCGAGCACGGTCCAGTCGAGCGCCGCGCCGACCGGCGCGCCCCGGGACACCGAGCAGAACCCGCAGGCGCAGGGCCCGCAGGCGGTCGACGACGGCACGCCGACCTGGGTGTGGGTGCTCGCGGGGGTGCTGGCGGCGCTCGCGCTGGCGGCGACGATCCTGGTGGTGGCCGGCGGGCGTCGCGGCCGGCCGGACCGCGAGCCCGCGGCCACCGGGCTCGGGGCGGTGCTCAAGAACTGGCTGCCGCTGATCGCCGCCGCGTTGTGGATGGCGGTGCTCGGCGTGCTGACGTGGCAGGTGGGCTGGTGGTTCAGCCTGCTCGTGGTGCTGCTGCTGGCCGGGCTGCTGGGCCCGTCGGCGGCTCGCGACGTCGGACGGCGCCGCCGGCTGCAGGAGATCGTCGGGCAGCGCCCGGGTGCGGCGGACGCGGCGTGGTCCGAGCTGCGGGCCGAGTGCGCCGACCGCGGGCTGCCGATCCCGCCGAGCGACACAGTCCGCGTGGCGGGTCAGAAGCTGGCGGCGAAGCACCACCTGGACGACGAAGGCCGCGACGGTCTGCGCACGGTGATCGGCGTGGTGGAGAAGTCCTGGTACGGCGAGAACGGCGACGCCGACCCGACGCTCCCCCCGGCGTTCGACCACCTGCGGCGGAGCCTCCACCGGAACGCCCCGCTGTCCTGGAAGGGCCGGTTGTTCCCGAAGTCCCTTTTCCGCAACCGCGACTGA
- a CDS encoding DUF58 domain-containing protein yields MLRALSGLTTRGRCLLAAGLAAAVCSFVLNERDLLRVAVFVVALPLLVAVFISATRLRIGATRALHPQRVAVGGAGEVQLELWRSGRLPAGEILLEDGVPYALGSRPRFVVERLPHDRRVALRYPLQPVLRGIQQVGPLRATITDPFGLCEFERELIGHSRLVVVPRVVPLWGLPSGAGIGVGDDGTVRLHAGQGEADVIVRQYRQGDDLRKVHWRSTARRDEIMVRVEERPWRGGTTVLLDHRAAAHHGSGPAASLEWAVSFAASAALHLRRAGHRVRLVSEHGVTLADTPGDGGDHYDHVVLDALAALQPAHQRDITLASDPADGQEMIAVLGTVSTEAVHELAQFRPRGIRSLAVLLDTPTWSAGVTAPEQRAAATEDSAALLRASGWGVVIAGPGSPMPQVWAELCRSGARRGTLIGGPR; encoded by the coding sequence GTGCTGCGTGCCCTGTCCGGCCTGACCACCCGCGGCCGCTGCCTGCTGGCCGCGGGGCTGGCGGCCGCGGTGTGCTCGTTCGTGCTCAACGAACGCGACCTGCTGCGGGTCGCCGTCTTCGTGGTGGCGCTGCCGTTGCTGGTCGCCGTGTTCATCTCGGCGACCCGGCTGCGCATCGGCGCCACTCGCGCGCTGCACCCCCAGCGCGTCGCGGTCGGCGGCGCCGGCGAGGTGCAGCTGGAACTGTGGCGCAGCGGGCGGCTGCCGGCCGGCGAGATCCTCCTCGAGGACGGCGTGCCGTACGCGCTGGGCTCGCGGCCGCGGTTCGTCGTCGAACGCCTCCCGCACGACCGGCGGGTGGCGCTGCGCTACCCGCTGCAGCCGGTGCTGCGCGGGATCCAGCAGGTCGGGCCGCTGCGCGCGACCATCACCGACCCCTTCGGGCTGTGCGAGTTCGAGCGCGAGCTGATCGGGCACTCGCGGCTGGTCGTGGTGCCCCGGGTGGTCCCGCTGTGGGGCCTGCCGAGCGGCGCGGGCATCGGCGTCGGCGACGACGGCACGGTCCGGCTGCACGCCGGGCAGGGCGAGGCCGACGTGATCGTCCGCCAGTACCGCCAGGGCGACGACCTGCGCAAGGTCCACTGGCGCTCGACAGCCCGCCGCGACGAGATCATGGTGCGCGTCGAGGAACGGCCGTGGCGCGGCGGCACGACGGTGCTGCTCGACCACCGCGCGGCCGCCCACCACGGCAGCGGCCCGGCCGCCAGCCTGGAGTGGGCGGTGTCCTTCGCCGCGTCGGCCGCGCTGCACCTGCGCCGGGCCGGGCACCGCGTCCGCCTGGTCAGCGAGCACGGCGTGACGCTCGCCGACACCCCCGGCGACGGCGGCGACCACTACGACCACGTGGTGCTCGACGCGCTGGCCGCGCTGCAGCCCGCCCACCAACGCGACATCACGCTGGCCAGCGACCCGGCCGACGGCCAGGAGATGATCGCGGTGCTCGGCACGGTCAGCACGGAGGCGGTGCACGAGCTGGCCCAGTTCCGCCCGCGCGGCATCCGCAGCCTGGCTGTCCTGCTCGACACGCCCACCTGGTCGGCCGGGGTGACCGCACCGGAGCAGAGGGCGGCGGCCACGGAGGACTCGGCGGCGCTGCTGCGCGCGTCCGGCTGGGGCGTGGTGATCGCCGGGCCGGGTTCGCCGATGCCCCAGGTGTGGGCAGAGCTGTGCCGCAGCGGCGCCCGCCGCGGCACGCTGATCGGCGGTCCGCGATGA
- a CDS encoding AAA family ATPase, giving the protein MTSRIQSAAPGSGEQASGRPPYPAESTGNGRAAGRPARVSLDELHETARRIAANVERVLVGKPDVIRIALVTLLAEGHLLVEDVPGVGKTSLAKALARSIDCTVSRIQFTPDLLPSDVTGVSIYNRQSGGFEFRPGPVFANIVVGDEINRASPKTQSALLECMEEHQVTVDTSTYHLDEPFMVIATQNPIEMEGTYALPEAQRDRFTARVSIGYPDQQAELAMVDEHAGHNPMDDLQPVSDGETVHRLIETVRGVHMAPEVRRYAVDVVSATRQVPEIRLGASPRATLHLVRAARAQAALSGRDYVVPDDLHTVAVPVLAHRLVLTTEAHAARRSATDVVRAVLHRVPVPQGSRPGANPTQK; this is encoded by the coding sequence GTGACGTCGAGAATCCAGTCTGCGGCGCCCGGATCGGGCGAGCAGGCATCCGGACGGCCGCCTTACCCGGCGGAGTCCACGGGTAACGGCCGGGCCGCCGGCCGTCCCGCGAGAGTGTCGCTGGACGAACTGCACGAAACCGCGCGGCGCATCGCCGCGAACGTGGAGCGGGTGCTGGTCGGCAAGCCCGACGTCATCCGGATCGCGCTGGTCACGCTGCTCGCCGAAGGCCACCTCCTGGTCGAGGACGTGCCCGGCGTCGGCAAGACGTCGCTGGCCAAGGCCCTCGCCCGGTCGATCGACTGCACCGTCAGCCGCATCCAGTTCACCCCGGACCTGCTGCCGAGCGATGTCACCGGCGTATCCATCTACAACCGGCAGAGCGGCGGGTTCGAGTTCCGGCCCGGCCCGGTGTTCGCGAACATCGTGGTCGGCGACGAGATCAACCGCGCCTCGCCGAAGACGCAGTCGGCGCTGCTGGAGTGCATGGAAGAGCACCAGGTCACCGTCGACACCTCGACGTACCACCTCGACGAGCCGTTCATGGTGATCGCCACCCAGAACCCGATCGAGATGGAAGGCACCTACGCGCTGCCGGAAGCCCAGCGCGACCGGTTCACCGCGCGGGTCTCCATCGGCTACCCCGACCAGCAGGCCGAGCTGGCCATGGTCGACGAGCACGCCGGGCACAACCCGATGGACGACCTGCAGCCGGTTTCCGACGGCGAGACCGTGCACCGGCTGATCGAGACGGTCCGCGGCGTGCACATGGCGCCGGAAGTCCGCCGCTACGCCGTCGACGTCGTCTCGGCCACCCGCCAGGTCCCGGAGATCCGGCTCGGCGCGTCCCCGCGCGCGACGCTGCACCTCGTCCGCGCGGCGCGGGCGCAGGCGGCGCTTTCGGGCCGCGACTACGTCGTCCCGGACGACCTGCACACGGTCGCCGTGCCGGTGCTGGCGCACCGCCTGGTGCTGACCACCGAGGCCCACGCGGCGCGCCGGTCGGCGACCGACGTCGTGCGGGCGGTGCTGCACCGGGTGCCGGTGCCGCAGGGCTCGCGGCCCGGTGCAAATCCGACCCAAAAGTAG